In Phaeobacter porticola, one DNA window encodes the following:
- a CDS encoding acyl-CoA dehydrogenase family protein, producing the protein MDFALTEEQTAIFDMAFAFGQEHIAPFARQWEAEGTIPKSLWPQIGELGFGALYVSEETGGSGLSRLDATLVFEALSMACPSVAAFLSIHNMCAKMLDSFASDEMKARIMPDILSMKTVLSYCLTEPGSGSDAAALKTRATKTNEGYTLNGTKAFISGGGYSDAYVCMVRSGEDGPKGVSTVYVEDGTAGLSFGGLEEKMGWKSQPTAQVQFDDCKIPAANLVGEEGKGFTYAMKGLDGGRLNIASCSLGAAQQALTMTLQYMSERKAFGKSIDQFQGLQFRLADMEIELQAARVFLRQAAWKLDQGAPDASKHCAMAKKFVTEAGSKVVDQCLQLHGGYGYLADYGIEKLVRDLRVHQILEGTNEIMRVITARHLLAENH; encoded by the coding sequence GTGGATTTCGCATTGACCGAGGAACAGACCGCCATTTTCGATATGGCTTTCGCCTTTGGACAGGAGCATATCGCCCCCTTCGCCCGCCAGTGGGAGGCGGAGGGCACCATTCCGAAATCGCTCTGGCCACAGATCGGTGAGCTGGGCTTTGGCGCGCTTTATGTCTCTGAGGAAACCGGCGGCTCGGGCCTGTCCCGTCTTGATGCCACCTTGGTGTTTGAAGCGTTGTCGATGGCCTGCCCGTCTGTTGCGGCGTTCCTGTCGATCCACAACATGTGCGCCAAGATGCTCGACAGCTTTGCCAGTGATGAGATGAAGGCGCGGATCATGCCGGACATCCTGTCGATGAAGACCGTGCTCAGCTACTGTCTCACGGAACCCGGTTCCGGTTCAGATGCTGCCGCGCTGAAAACCCGTGCTACCAAAACCAACGAGGGCTATACCCTCAACGGGACCAAGGCGTTCATTTCAGGTGGTGGGTATTCCGACGCCTATGTCTGCATGGTCCGCAGCGGTGAGGACGGCCCCAAAGGTGTCTCTACCGTCTATGTCGAGGATGGCACAGCTGGGCTCAGCTTTGGCGGGCTTGAGGAGAAAATGGGCTGGAAGAGCCAGCCCACAGCCCAGGTTCAGTTCGACGACTGCAAAATCCCCGCCGCCAATCTGGTCGGAGAAGAGGGCAAAGGCTTCACCTATGCGATGAAAGGTCTGGATGGCGGGCGTCTGAATATCGCCTCCTGCTCGCTCGGCGCAGCACAGCAGGCGCTGACAATGACCCTGCAATATATGTCCGAGCGCAAGGCCTTTGGCAAATCCATCGATCAGTTCCAAGGCCTGCAATTCCGCCTTGCGGATATGGAAATCGAACTTCAGGCGGCTCGTGTGTTCCTACGTCAGGCCGCGTGGAAACTGGATCAGGGCGCGCCGGATGCGTCCAAACACTGCGCTATGGCCAAGAAATTCGTCACCGAAGCTGGCTCCAAAGTGGTCGATCAATGTCTGCAACTGCATGGCGGCTATGGCTATCTGGCGGACTACGGGATCGAAAAACTGGTGCGTGATCTGCGTGTTCATCAGATCCTTGAAGGCACCAATGAGATCATGCGTGTGATCACCGCGCGCCATCTTCTGGCCGAAAACCACTGA
- a CDS encoding enoyl-CoA hydratase/isomerase family protein, producing MSDIDIRVTGRAGRITLTRSKALNALSYDMCMAVDAALKAWAKDDAIDLVVMDAEGEKAFCAGGDIAELYQTGMSGDYDYGRRFWRDEYRMNARIFEYPKPVVSFLQGFVMGGGVGLGCHGTHRIVGDSTKIAMPEVGIGLIPDVGGTLMLALAPGRLGEYLGLTGARMTAADAIYAGFADHYIPETRWPDLISELEQTGRADLLAEAAETAPAGTLAPMYDDIGRNFGGETLTDILTALDHDDSSFADATLKTLRRNAPLSMAATVELLHRLRLGNMGIRKALELEYRFTHRAMEKGDFLEGIRAQIIDKDRQPKWQYTDGAVPATAVSQMLMPLATQTLQFEEENT from the coding sequence ATGAGCGATATTGATATCCGCGTCACCGGCCGCGCCGGGCGGATCACCCTCACCCGCAGCAAGGCGCTGAATGCGCTGAGCTATGACATGTGCATGGCCGTCGATGCCGCGCTGAAGGCCTGGGCCAAGGACGACGCCATTGATCTGGTGGTGATGGACGCCGAGGGCGAGAAAGCCTTTTGTGCGGGCGGTGACATTGCCGAGCTGTACCAGACGGGCATGTCGGGCGATTATGACTATGGTCGCCGGTTCTGGCGCGATGAATACCGGATGAATGCGCGCATCTTCGAATACCCCAAACCGGTGGTGAGCTTCCTGCAGGGGTTTGTCATGGGCGGCGGTGTTGGTCTTGGCTGCCACGGCACCCATCGCATTGTCGGTGACAGCACGAAGATCGCCATGCCCGAGGTTGGCATTGGCCTTATCCCCGATGTTGGCGGCACCTTGATGCTGGCCCTGGCGCCGGGGCGGCTGGGGGAATACCTCGGCCTCACCGGGGCGCGGATGACTGCGGCGGACGCGATTTACGCAGGCTTCGCAGACCACTACATCCCCGAAACCCGCTGGCCCGATCTCATCTCCGAACTGGAACAGACAGGTCGTGCCGATCTGCTGGCAGAAGCGGCTGAGACAGCACCAGCGGGCACGTTAGCCCCGATGTATGATGACATCGGCCGTAATTTTGGCGGCGAAACATTGACAGATATCCTGACCGCGCTTGATCATGACGACAGCAGTTTTGCCGATGCCACACTCAAGACCCTGCGGCGCAACGCCCCGCTGTCGATGGCCGCCACTGTTGAACTGCTGCACCGGTTGCGCCTCGGCAACATGGGCATTCGCAAGGCGCTTGAACTGGAATACCGCTTCACCCATCGTGCGATGGAGAAGGGCGACTTTTTGGAAGGCATCCGCGCCCAGATCATCGACAAGGATCGCCAGCCCAAATGGCAATATACCGACGGCGCGGTGCCTGCCACGGCGGTCAGCCAGATGCTGATGCCGCTGGCGACGCAGACGCTGCAGTTTGAGGAGGAGAACACATGA
- the mmsB gene encoding 3-hydroxyisobutyrate dehydrogenase: MNIGFIGLGNMGGPMAANLAKAGHDVTGFDMADVSIEGVTMAASAAEAATDAEVVITMLPNGQILRAVADDVIPAMSAGATLVDCSTVDVDSARAVADQAGSANLMFVDAPVSGGIGGASGGTLTFMAGGSSAAFAAAEPLFDIMGQKAVHCGEAGAGQAAKICNNMILGITMIGTCEAFALADKLGLDRQKMFDVVSTSSGYSWSMNAYCPAPGVGPQSPADNDYQPGFAAELMLKDLRLAQQAAHSADADTPMGALAQALYSMFVEEEGGAGKDFSAMLPRFEARSRHD; encoded by the coding sequence ATGAACATCGGATTTATCGGTCTCGGCAATATGGGCGGCCCGATGGCGGCCAATCTCGCCAAGGCAGGCCATGACGTCACCGGCTTTGACATGGCTGATGTCTCCATCGAGGGGGTGACCATGGCCGCCTCCGCCGCGGAGGCCGCGACCGACGCCGAGGTGGTGATCACCATGCTGCCCAATGGTCAGATCCTGCGCGCGGTGGCAGATGACGTCATCCCCGCCATGAGTGCGGGCGCCACGCTGGTGGATTGCTCCACCGTCGATGTCGACAGCGCCCGTGCCGTGGCCGATCAGGCAGGGTCCGCCAATCTGATGTTTGTCGACGCCCCGGTCTCCGGCGGTATTGGTGGTGCCTCAGGTGGCACGCTCACCTTTATGGCCGGCGGTTCCTCTGCGGCCTTTGCAGCGGCGGAACCGCTGTTTGACATCATGGGGCAGAAGGCCGTCCATTGTGGCGAGGCCGGCGCCGGTCAGGCGGCGAAAATCTGCAACAATATGATCCTCGGCATCACCATGATCGGCACCTGCGAGGCCTTTGCTCTGGCCGACAAACTGGGCCTCGACCGGCAGAAGATGTTCGATGTGGTCTCCACCTCCTCCGGCTACAGCTGGTCGATGAACGCCTATTGCCCCGCCCCCGGCGTCGGGCCGCAATCGCCTGCCGACAATGACTACCAACCCGGTTTTGCCGCCGAGCTGATGCTGAAGGATCTGCGTCTGGCGCAACAAGCCGCCCATAGTGCGGATGCGGACACCCCGATGGGGGCATTGGCACAGGCGCTCTATTCCATGTTCGTTGAGGAAGAAGGCGGCGCAGGCAAGGATTTCAGCGCCATGCTGCCCCGGTTTGAGGCCCGCAGCCGTCACGATTGA